Proteins encoded together in one Miscanthus floridulus cultivar M001 chromosome 16, ASM1932011v1, whole genome shotgun sequence window:
- the LOC136511748 gene encoding disease resistance protein TAO1-like, whose protein sequence is MSIAFCKLKFLGNKECFSGFTSLEKLTIVECPELISSLVREDEIDDQANGRWLLPCSLGILDIDDASLETLQPCFPGDLTRLKVLDVSENDALKSLQLHSCTALEELTIRYCKSLDALEGFQSLRGLRYLKVYGCTSLPQCLKSLSTQGYELCPGLERLQIDDPSFLTTPFCKHLTSLQCLKLEDKFRHIHAAGLTCEQEVALQLLTSLQELGFHHCSKLSDLPVGLHSHPSLKRLEIIYCPSISRLPERGLPPSLEELEVHKCSEKLSEQCRKLATSKLKVIIDKEYVN, encoded by the coding sequence ATGTCCATTGCATTTTGCAAGCTAAAGTTTCTGGGGAACAAGGAATGCTTCTCTGGATTCACCTCCCTTGAGAAGCTAACAATTGTTGAATGCCCCGAGCTGATATCGTCCTTGGTGCGTGAAGACGAAATCGATGACCAGGCAAACGGAAGATGGCTTCTCCCGTGTTCACTTGGCATACTGGATATCGATGATGCTTCCCTAGAAACGCTGCAGCCCTGCTTTCCGGGAGATCTGACCCGCCTCAAAGTACTAGATGTGTCGGAAAATGATGCATTGAAATCTCTACAGCTGCATTCCTGCACAGCACTGGAAGAGCTGACAATTCGATATTGCAAATCGCTAGACGCACTAGAGGGCTTCCAATCCCTCCGCGGTCTCAGGTATTTGAAAGTATACGGATGCACAAGCTTACCTCAATGTTTGAAGAGTCTATCAACGCAGGGTTATGAGCTGTGCCCTGGATTGGAAAGGCTTCAGATCGACGACCCATCTTTTCTTACCACGCCATTCTGCAAGCACCTCACCTCTCTCCAATGCCtaaagctcgaggacaaatttaGACATATCCACGCGGCAGGACTAACATGCGAGCAAGAGGTAGCGCTTCAGCTCCTCACGTCCCTCCAAGAGCTTGGATTTCACCATTGCTCCAAACTGTCAGATCTTCCTGTGGGTCTGCATAGCCATCCCTCCCTCAAGCGGTTGGAGATCATTTATTGCCCGAGTATCTCCAGGCTACCAGAGAGGGGCCTCCCACCTTCGCTGGAAGAATTGGAGGTCCACAAGTGCAGCGAGAAGCTATCAGAGCAATGCAGAAAGCTAGCAACAAGCAAGCTAAAGGTAATAATTGATAAGGAATATGTGAACTGA